The Candidatus Zixiibacteriota bacterium genome includes a window with the following:
- the ilvC gene encoding ketol-acid reductoisomerase codes for MTSIKYITAMSPKNKAKKTVGMLGYGSQGRAIALNLRDSGFSVRLGLRAKSKSAVIAKRDGFKAIGSVSEAASESDILIFALPDHQHGRVYEKEIKANLKASATLVFLHGTSIHFGFVVPPQKSDVILIAPHAPGMAVREKYLTDKSISAFYAVHQNYSGKAAKTVIELAGAMGFVKSRLIKTTFVTEAVGDLFGEQAVLCGGLALLVKNGFEVLVEAGIKADHAYLEVAYQLDLIIALIKRYGIEGMFKRISVAARYGSYVNGPWIIDKSIKKKMQAVYSEIASGEFPNKLYSLSEKEISALDKKLKEMTHPAFERAAKKFAPKP; via the coding sequence GTGACATCAATAAAATATATTACGGCGATGAGTCCAAAAAATAAAGCGAAAAAAACAGTTGGCATGCTTGGATATGGCTCGCAAGGGCGGGCGATAGCGCTGAATCTTCGGGATTCGGGCTTTAGTGTACGGCTGGGACTTCGCGCCAAATCAAAAAGCGCGGTTATTGCTAAACGTGACGGTTTCAAAGCGATTGGATCTGTTTCTGAAGCCGCATCCGAGAGCGATATCCTTATCTTTGCCCTGCCCGATCACCAGCACGGACGGGTGTATGAAAAGGAAATCAAAGCCAATCTCAAGGCTTCTGCGACCCTGGTTTTTTTGCATGGGACCTCGATTCACTTCGGTTTTGTGGTTCCGCCGCAGAAAAGTGATGTCATTCTCATCGCGCCGCATGCCCCGGGAATGGCGGTACGGGAGAAGTATCTGACTGACAAATCAATATCGGCTTTCTACGCGGTGCATCAGAACTATTCCGGCAAGGCGGCTAAGACGGTCATTGAACTCGCTGGGGCAATGGGCTTTGTGAAGAGCCGTCTGATCAAAACAACATTCGTGACCGAAGCCGTGGGAGACCTTTTTGGCGAGCAGGCTGTGCTGTGTGGGGGATTGGCCTTGCTTGTAAAGAATGGATTTGAGGTTCTTGTCGAAGCCGGCATCAAAGCCGACCATGCCTATCTTGAGGTTGCCTACCAGTTGGATCTGATTATTGCCTTGATAAAACGGTATGGCATCGAAGGGATGTTCAAACGGATTTCGGTGGCCGCGCGGTATGGCTCGTATGTGAACGGGCCGTGGATAATTGATAAGAGTATCAAAAAGAAAATGCAGGCGGTCTATTCCGAGATTGCTTCCGGCGAGTTTCCCAATAAACTCTATTCGCTGTCAGAGAAAGAGATCTCGGCTTTAGATAAGAAATTGAAAGAGATGACCCACCCGGCCTTCGAGCGGGCGGCGAAGAAATTCGCCCCAAAGCCATAG
- the nadC gene encoding carboxylating nicotinate-nucleotide diphosphorylase: protein MTVAQTSLRELIKVALKEDIGRGDLTSLATLEPNPAKATITAKSDGVLSGTIPALMVFETVDSANTVKFNIRDGAHFRHGEVICEIDGFNQTILASERVALNFLGHLSGIATLTHQFAEKIRASRSQILDTRKTTPSLRALEKAAVVHGGGFNHRFGLFDMMLIKDNHIAAAGSIKSAVARAREFMNTSDFRLQFDLEAARVLIEVEIENELQLAEAIDAGVDRLLLDNQTPASLCRLVQLARRLNPAVELEASGNVSLQNIELIAASGVDYISIGSITHSAPSSDFSLKIIG, encoded by the coding sequence ATGACAGTCGCACAGACAAGTCTTCGTGAACTAATAAAAGTCGCCCTGAAAGAAGATATAGGACGCGGCGACCTGACTTCGTTGGCTACCCTTGAACCGAACCCGGCCAAAGCGACAATCACGGCCAAATCCGATGGCGTTCTTTCTGGCACTATCCCCGCGTTAATGGTCTTCGAGACGGTCGATTCAGCAAATACCGTCAAGTTTAACATCCGGGACGGCGCGCACTTCAGACATGGGGAGGTAATTTGCGAAATCGACGGCTTTAACCAAACTATCCTCGCCTCAGAACGTGTTGCACTTAATTTTTTGGGACATTTGAGCGGTATCGCCACCCTCACCCATCAATTCGCAGAGAAAATCAGGGCGTCTCGCTCCCAAATCCTTGACACTCGAAAGACCACGCCCAGCCTCCGGGCGCTCGAAAAAGCGGCGGTTGTTCATGGCGGAGGCTTCAATCATCGTTTCGGATTATTCGATATGATGCTGATAAAGGATAACCATATCGCCGCCGCTGGTTCGATCAAATCCGCAGTCGCACGGGCCAGAGAGTTTATGAATACATCTGATTTCCGGTTGCAGTTTGACCTCGAAGCCGCTCGTGTGCTTATCGAAGTCGAAATTGAAAACGAATTGCAGCTTGCTGAAGCCATCGATGCCGGTGTCGATCGGCTGCTGCTTGACAATCAAACACCGGCCTCGCTCTGTCGGCTGGTCCAGCTGGCGAGAAGACTAAATCCTGCGGTCGAGCTTGAGGCGTCAGGAAATGTGAGTCTTCAGAACATCGAATTAATAGCGGCATCGGGGGTGGACTATATTTCAATCGGTTCTATCACCCACTCGGCGCCGTCATCGGATTTTTCGTTGAAAATTATCGGATGA
- a CDS encoding biotin--[acetyl-CoA-carboxylase] ligase, with protein sequence MNALKPDIDIIADSLLAIIRKRPGAAYQFDALCKNLDIDHDVLSDALQKLASWDYKISVRKSEGVTFLDAPDSLTATEITYNLKTSFVGRTCHSYRTVKSTNDLASQIAESGSPASEGTIITSEEQTKGRGRLGRSWHSPFGTGIYLSIILKPRFAPERAPGISIMTALALAKTLEPYSPGDIQIKWPNDVLINGKKTAGILTELSAERNKINCLVVGVGINVNQGVENFPEELRNSATSLRRALKHKVRRVPLLQSFLVHFEKEYLIYQKHDLTKSHARLKRYSSLLGHDVKILSGSHITSGKAIDIDSRGCLILKQTDGTRVAISAGEVSVVKE encoded by the coding sequence ATGAATGCCCTCAAACCGGACATTGATATTATTGCCGACAGCCTGCTTGCGATAATCCGTAAAAGGCCAGGCGCGGCTTATCAGTTCGACGCACTATGTAAAAATCTCGATATTGATCATGACGTACTCAGTGACGCCCTCCAGAAACTGGCGTCATGGGACTATAAGATCAGCGTCCGTAAAAGCGAGGGTGTGACTTTTCTCGACGCTCCGGATTCATTGACAGCAACCGAGATAACATATAATCTCAAGACGTCGTTTGTCGGCCGGACATGCCATTCCTATCGCACAGTGAAATCAACTAATGACCTTGCCTCGCAAATCGCAGAATCGGGGTCGCCTGCCAGCGAAGGCACAATTATCACTTCCGAAGAACAAACCAAAGGGCGAGGGCGGCTTGGACGGTCATGGCATTCGCCATTCGGAACAGGCATTTATCTTTCGATAATTCTCAAACCTCGTTTCGCCCCGGAACGCGCGCCGGGAATTTCTATAATGACCGCGCTCGCGCTGGCCAAAACCCTCGAGCCATATTCACCTGGGGATATCCAAATAAAATGGCCCAATGATGTTTTGATAAACGGCAAGAAAACCGCTGGTATTCTCACTGAGCTTTCCGCCGAGAGAAATAAGATTAATTGCCTTGTTGTGGGCGTGGGGATAAATGTCAATCAGGGGGTGGAAAACTTTCCCGAAGAACTCCGCAACAGCGCGACCTCGCTGAGAAGAGCCTTAAAACATAAAGTCCGGCGTGTGCCTCTGCTTCAATCATTTCTTGTACACTTCGAAAAAGAATATCTGATCTATCAAAAACATGATCTGACTAAATCCCACGCGCGTCTCAAAAGATACTCTTCGCTGTTGGGACATGATGTCAAGATTCTTTCGGGTAGCCATATTACAAGCGGGAAGGCGATTGATATTGATTCACGCGGCTGTCTGATATTGAAGCAGACTGATGGCACACGGGTAGCCATCTCCGCTGGCGAAGTGAGCGTAGTGAAAGAATGA
- a CDS encoding peptidylprolyl isomerase yields the protein MKKILTALAVVVLLVCAYFLYETYKGKSRPEKLADIIHQEDLRQINNTLTGYLDDDSDEIRARAALAIGRIGSDKSAELLFQKLKDESIDVAATAAFAMGLTGDTAYAWRLLEAAHDLPAAIAASAVVSAGRLSDSSKADVNAELINFLGHISADVREEACYALFYANAKEQAKVLASMYTMEPDSLTKEAALFTLARFGLDEGTPVFINYLADSDPYLRGLAVRGMSKSTSPDAERYLEIALNDRDHNVAAQAVAALKARNQPMSAPRLAGKLSREDDEKLQVELISALQALGRNDAVELVRTIFLGSPSINVINASVQYLASIEGDRTVGIIDSLIRGESPARLKAGCATAYALIGGSGVIPRLTVLFTDEDPIVRAAAFGALTDIDSANIDFYLSKALDDPDMVVVSLAIDKVKEGYLVTYLPKLAAFIDRGKEIDIDIRRAIVDATSAFLGGESDSLAREILVKAALDPEYIVRKDASKVYKEKLSEDRQSFVRQPQTQISYKQLVEAVEMYKQNPRILISTSKGDIELELFFETAPLTVLNFIALAKDGFYDGLQFHRVVPNFVIQGGDPRGDGWGGPGYYIRCEYSAKLYRRGTLGIATSGKDTGGSQFFITHSPQPHLNARYTIFGQVISGMETVDNIVIGDTIERVVIQES from the coding sequence GTGAAAAAAATTCTCACTGCCTTGGCAGTTGTCGTCTTGCTCGTCTGTGCATACTTCCTCTATGAGACCTATAAAGGGAAGAGCCGCCCGGAAAAGCTGGCCGATATTATTCACCAGGAAGACCTTCGACAGATTAATAATACTTTGACCGGCTATCTTGATGACGATTCCGATGAAATTCGCGCTCGGGCTGCGCTCGCAATCGGACGTATCGGCTCAGATAAAAGCGCCGAACTCTTATTTCAAAAACTAAAAGACGAATCGATCGATGTTGCCGCGACCGCCGCCTTCGCGATGGGGTTGACCGGCGATACGGCGTATGCCTGGCGTCTGCTCGAAGCCGCGCATGACTTGCCGGCTGCGATTGCTGCCTCGGCTGTCGTCTCGGCGGGACGACTGTCTGACAGCAGCAAGGCCGATGTCAATGCCGAGCTAATCAATTTTCTCGGTCATATATCAGCCGATGTGCGGGAAGAAGCCTGTTATGCGCTCTTTTATGCCAACGCCAAAGAGCAGGCCAAGGTACTTGCCTCAATGTACACAATGGAGCCGGACAGCCTCACCAAAGAGGCCGCACTATTTACCCTTGCTCGATTCGGGCTCGATGAAGGCACACCGGTGTTTATAAATTATCTGGCCGACTCAGATCCTTATCTTCGAGGTCTGGCAGTGCGGGGTATGAGTAAATCGACGTCCCCGGATGCCGAACGGTATCTTGAGATCGCCCTCAATGACCGGGATCATAATGTCGCCGCGCAAGCTGTGGCGGCACTCAAAGCACGAAATCAACCAATGTCGGCGCCGCGTCTCGCAGGCAAGCTTAGCCGCGAAGATGACGAAAAACTGCAGGTTGAGTTGATTTCCGCCCTGCAGGCGCTTGGAAGAAATGATGCCGTCGAGTTAGTCCGTACGATATTTCTCGGCTCGCCGAGTATCAATGTAATCAATGCTTCGGTTCAGTATCTGGCCTCGATTGAAGGTGACAGAACGGTGGGAATAATTGACTCCCTGATTAGAGGCGAATCTCCGGCGCGGCTCAAAGCAGGCTGCGCGACAGCATACGCCCTTATTGGCGGAAGCGGAGTTATACCCCGTCTGACGGTACTGTTTACCGACGAGGATCCAATCGTCCGGGCCGCGGCCTTCGGCGCATTGACAGATATAGATTCAGCAAATATCGATTTTTACCTCTCAAAAGCTCTTGACGATCCAGACATGGTGGTTGTCAGCCTGGCTATTGATAAAGTGAAAGAGGGATATCTGGTTACATACCTACCGAAACTTGCTGCATTCATTGATAGAGGGAAAGAAATAGATATCGATATACGCCGTGCCATTGTCGATGCCACATCGGCCTTTCTCGGCGGCGAATCAGATTCGCTTGCGCGCGAGATACTCGTTAAGGCCGCTCTTGACCCAGAGTATATCGTTCGGAAAGATGCCTCGAAAGTTTACAAAGAAAAATTAAGCGAAGACCGCCAGTCTTTTGTCAGACAACCCCAGACACAGATAAGCTATAAGCAGCTTGTCGAAGCCGTTGAGATGTATAAACAGAATCCGCGAATCCTGATAAGCACTTCAAAAGGAGATATAGAGCTTGAGTTATTCTTTGAAACCGCGCCGCTCACAGTTTTGAACTTCATAGCCCTTGCTAAAGACGGTTTCTATGACGGACTTCAATTCCATCGCGTGGTCCCGAATTTTGTCATCCAAGGCGGTGACCCGCGTGGCGATGGTTGGGGCGGGCCGGGCTATTATATTCGCTGCGAATATTCCGCAAAGCTCTATCGGAGAGGGACTTTGGGCATTGCGACATCCGGCAAGGACACCGGCGGGTCGCAATTTTTCATAACCCATTCCCCCCAACCCCATCTAAATGCCCGATATACGATCT